TCACTAACAGACATCATAACAGACAAATAATGTGAATGTCTGTGATTAAATCTGAAGGCCTATTTAAAAAAAACTGGCAAAGGAGAATTGAGTAATAATACTTGGAAAGTATAGGAAAACAGACATTTCTCTTTTGGTTTACTGAGTAGAGAGGTAAAATTTAATTTCTCAAAAAAATATTTATCTATGTTTGTGGTAAATCTGGTTATTTTGGTCTCAGGTAGAAATGATGGGGTTTGTATCACATATCTCAATATAttgtttctttcttcttcccttcTCTTTCAGGTTACCTGTGCAAATTTAACAAATGGAGGAAAAACAGAACTTCTAAAATCAGGAAGCTCCAAATCCACACTAAAGCACATATGGACAGAAAGCAGCAAAGACTTGTCCATCAGCCGACTGCTGTCACAGACTTTTCGTGGAAAGGAAAATGATACAGATTTGGACCTGCGATACGATGCCCCAGAAACTTATTCTGAGCAAGATCTCTGGGACTGGCTGAGGAACTCCACAGATCTGCAAGAGCCTCGGCCCAGAGCAAAGAGACGGCCCATCGTCAAGACTGGGAAATTTAAGAAAATGTTTGGCTGGGGAGATTTTCATTCCAACATCAAGACTGTGAAGCTAAATCTGTTAATAACAGGGAAAATCGTTGACCATGGCAATGGGACGTTTAGTGTTTACTTCAGGCATAACTCCACTGGTCAAGGAAATGTATCTGTGAGCCTAGTGCCCCCTACAAAAATAGTGGAATTTGACTTGGCACAACAGACAGTGATTGATGCCAAAGATTCCAAGTCCTTTAACTGTCGAATCGAGTACGAAAAGGTTGACAAGGCTACCAAGAATACACTCTGCAACTATGACCCTTCAAAAACCTGTTATCAGGAGCAGACCCAGAGCCACGTGTCATGGCTCTGCTCCAAGCCCTTTAAAGTAATCTGTATTTACATTTCCTTTTATAGTACAGATTATAAACTAGTACAGAAGGTGTGTCCTGATTACAACTACCACAGTGACACACCCTACTTCCCTTCAGGGTGAGGACCAACTTGTGTCTGAGACTGAAGCCTGGGGAATAAAAGAGGTCGAATAACAGGGCTGTAACCTCAAGGAGGAAGGCCACATCTATTGCCTGGAATGTGTctacctgctgctgctgatgtcaaATGGCTGCAAATATGTTAGTGGAAAACAATCTAATGTAATTTTTGCCCAGTCAGCTCCATGTATCCATCTAGGTGTAAATCACTATGGATTTGAAATAAAACCATTCACATACActgagacacacacacacttttcagCTCACGTTATTGAGATTCCTGTTAAGAAATCTTTCATTGTCTGATACCTAAGGATTCAGCATAACCTATCATCAAGCAAAATGGATTAACTAGACAGTACAAGGTTTCTAAGGCAGACTGTTATGGAAATCTCCTTGAAAGTCCTCTGAGTACATGCCAATCAATAATCCTCACTCATGCATTCTACTGCTTGGAGCAGCTGTACTGGTAAATAATACTGTAGGAATAAGTACTTGTTAAAATGGGAAAAAGTGTGTTTAGAGTTCAGTATTCCGTATTATATGAACACAGCAAAGCGTCGTGACTTTTCCCAGCACACAGTAGGCACATTCAAGGTGGTGTTGGTGGCTCTTTTTCCATGGAGCAAGCCCGTTTCTAGTAAAGATGGGCAAACATTTGGAATTTACATGTGAGCAGACATTCTGGTTTAACGTTTCTCTGACTCTTTAAGCTCTGATTCTTTAAACTTGTTTGAGTTTAGGCCAGCTAAACTGCTTAAAAACTGGAATTGATCTCTAAGAAGGAAAATGCCTGGCAGAGAACATGTAAGTTATAAGTGGCTGTCTTATCTTTATTACAAAATATTGTAAGAAATTCAATATCCTAGTCTTCATTTGTATGAATGGTTTGTATTGTACATAATTTAACCAGTGTTATTTGAGCTGCTTATTAATATTAACTTGTAATTGTCTCTCTGCTTGTTATTGTTTAAAACAATCAAGGAAATGAGGAATCCATTTTATCAATGTAGCTGTAAACTCCATTAAAAGACAGAACTATGTACAAAGCATTTATTCAGCTAAAGTATTGTTGAAAGCTATACATATACAACATTACAGTCTGTCTGTATTTAGATATTTTATTTCCAGAGGAAAAAATGAACtgtacataaaaataaaaaatcttaaAGTTGAGTTTCAATATGTACTGTGTAGATAGTAGTTTAAATAGTTCTGACAAGCGGGTAATACTCCAAGTCTAACATGATTTTCAATATTGTCCCTTTGCATATGTACATATATAGACATCTATTTATGAATTTGTGTGTATGCATATTTGTGTGTGTATAAgtacatgtgtgtgtgagtgtgtgaaaatacatatatatgttgAATACATAAAACTTTCTGGACCCCTTTTCCTAGCAAGCAGATCTCATTACTGAAAGTCTTGCTAGTTCAAGCAGAAGCCCCCACTCTGATAAGAAATTGCAGGGCTTTGTTTAAAATGAGTCATTATAATTTAGAAGTGGGAAAACATAGAGCCACTCTCTGTGTACAAAGGCCTGTCTTTGCCTTAATTCTAGCCTCCTGTGAGGTCCTGATCTCTATGGAATGAAGAGATCCCTTTTTATGGTACTAGGGAATTTTCTTCCTGTAAAAAAAAGCTCAtagcttttatatatatatattttgtggATAGTGGCATATTTTACCCCCAACATCCAGAAAACCAGCAACTGCAAGAAGTCCTTGCCTAAAAGAAGGCTACCAAAAGAACTCAGTATTTCGTATCATATCTTTCAGAATTATCAGTCCTGGAAatgtttcctttccccttccacccttgCCCCCATGTTCTGTGCTCTTGGTTC
The sequence above is drawn from the Melospiza melodia melodia isolate bMelMel2 chromosome 1, bMelMel2.pri, whole genome shotgun sequence genome and encodes:
- the NXPH1 gene encoding neurexophilin-1, with amino-acid sequence MQAVYWYAVLLLQPTLYLVTCANLTNGGKTELLKSGSSKSTLKHIWTESSKDLSISRLLSQTFRGKENDTDLDLRYDAPETYSEQDLWDWLRNSTDLQEPRPRAKRRPIVKTGKFKKMFGWGDFHSNIKTVKLNLLITGKIVDHGNGTFSVYFRHNSTGQGNVSVSLVPPTKIVEFDLAQQTVIDAKDSKSFNCRIEYEKVDKATKNTLCNYDPSKTCYQEQTQSHVSWLCSKPFKVICIYISFYSTDYKLVQKVCPDYNYHSDTPYFPSG